A single genomic interval of Stieleria maiorica harbors:
- a CDS encoding leucine-rich repeat domain-containing protein, whose amino-acid sequence MKRLRFSIRTLLLLAAVTAIGILGYQRQTRIREIVQRFESLGGKVHYHSSVLDTFHRRTDHFFATPTQVNLSHSRLRRGGLDGIEHLKSLQRLYLDRTSIAADDIAELAKCKQLKRMSLWGNHHLTSGAIDHLLDCQSLEALDIHDTRIAPAKVGRLGELPQLQRLVFSPEYYNQKSSRMTGDVMRQLASIEHLQPVGSCFLWDFDAEEIQLFCRTDTSRVDKLLLRDCELTDDACRAINTVRARELDLQSCTIDDRRLHLIDYRNFGRIDIFNRNETSTPDVTLAGITGWLRPGLRKVGLFDTRVEFVYWGDAFWRYRLSIASPRLNAGLLRSWVSLGMRELDLNVQEHLEHDLEVVASMNPPIELLVRNHLFVWQYIARMNRLQELTLYNKVPTPIRFTDGLSLRSLDLQGRVYPTKATFREIAKLERLSFLVVRNRNQVTLDDVQPLAELKQLTTIRIAKLTPEAETFVERLCAKNTVGN is encoded by the coding sequence ATGAAACGTCTTCGATTTTCGATTCGAACGCTTTTGCTGCTGGCGGCCGTGACCGCGATCGGGATCCTTGGTTACCAGCGACAGACGCGGATTCGCGAGATCGTCCAACGTTTTGAATCGCTCGGCGGGAAGGTGCATTATCACTCATCTGTCCTGGACACTTTTCATCGGCGGACAGATCATTTTTTTGCGACGCCGACGCAGGTCAATCTTTCTCACAGTCGACTCAGGCGTGGTGGCCTTGACGGCATCGAACACCTGAAATCACTGCAGCGACTCTACCTCGATCGCACCTCGATCGCAGCCGACGACATCGCCGAATTGGCTAAGTGCAAGCAGCTGAAACGAATGTCGTTGTGGGGCAATCACCACCTGACAAGCGGCGCGATCGACCATTTGTTGGACTGTCAATCACTCGAGGCGTTGGACATCCACGACACACGAATCGCCCCGGCAAAGGTCGGCCGGCTGGGAGAGTTGCCGCAGCTGCAGCGACTGGTGTTTTCGCCTGAATATTACAACCAAAAGTCATCTCGCATGACCGGCGACGTGATGCGTCAACTCGCGTCGATCGAACACCTTCAACCGGTCGGGTCGTGTTTTCTGTGGGATTTCGACGCCGAGGAGATTCAACTGTTTTGTCGCACGGACACGTCTCGCGTCGACAAATTGCTGTTGCGTGATTGTGAACTGACCGATGACGCGTGCCGTGCGATCAATACGGTTCGGGCGCGAGAACTTGATCTTCAAAGCTGCACGATCGATGACCGTCGGTTGCATCTGATCGACTACCGAAACTTCGGCCGGATCGACATCTTCAACCGAAACGAAACAAGCACCCCCGACGTCACGCTGGCAGGAATCACCGGTTGGTTACGGCCGGGGCTGAGGAAGGTGGGGCTGTTCGACACACGCGTCGAGTTTGTCTATTGGGGGGACGCGTTTTGGCGGTACCGATTGTCGATTGCGTCGCCACGGTTAAACGCAGGTCTGCTACGTTCCTGGGTGAGTTTGGGAATGAGAGAACTGGATCTTAATGTCCAGGAGCATCTTGAACACGACTTAGAAGTTGTCGCATCGATGAACCCGCCGATCGAGTTGCTGGTTCGGAATCATCTGTTCGTTTGGCAGTACATCGCACGGATGAATCGGCTACAGGAGTTAACGCTGTATAACAAAGTGCCGACACCGATACGGTTTACCGACGGTCTTTCACTGCGTTCGTTGGATCTGCAGGGTCGGGTCTATCCGACCAAGGCGACGTTTCGCGAGATCGCCAAGTTGGAGCGATTGTCGTTTCTGGTCGTTCGAAATCGCAACCAGGTGACGCTTGATGATGTTCAACCACTGGCAGAATTAAAACAGCTGACAACGATCCGGATCGCCAAGTTGACGCCGGAAGCGGAAACGTTCGTCGAACGCCTGTGCGCAAAGAACACAGTGGGGAACTGA